In one window of Acanthochromis polyacanthus isolate Apoly-LR-REF ecotype Palm Island chromosome 8, KAUST_Apoly_ChrSc, whole genome shotgun sequence DNA:
- the il17c gene encoding interleukin-17C produces the protein MKQILVLALFLGTVCSCKMSRCCNDTELSEAAEKRLRSHYPQPVDIRPTAAPGEKKCPLDLYRQPLSMELNVRSVSPWNYVVQTLPDHFPSSSTEAQCLCAGCLLVQRDGSVVESSDYNSRSVKQSRVFLKRESCTTGGYYLRPVIKEVSVGCTCVKAISKS, from the exons ATGAAGCAG ATCCTCGTCCTCGCACTCTTCCTCGGCACGGTGTGCTCGTGTAAGATGTCCCGGTGCTGCAACGACACCGAGCTGAGCGAAGCGGCGGAGAAGAGGCTCCGGAGCCACTACCCGCAGCCCGTGGACATCCGACCCACCGCTGCCCCCGGAGAGAAGAAGTGCCCGCTGGATCTCTACCGGCAGCCCCTCTCCATGGAGCTCAACGTCCGGTCCGTGTCCCCGTGGAACTACGT AGTCCAAACCCTTCCCGACCACTTCCCGTCCAGCTCCACTGAGGCCCAGTGTCTGTGTGCCGGCTGCCTGCTGGTGCAGAGGGACGGCTCGGTGGTGGAGAGTTCAGACTACAACTCTCGCAGCGTCAAGCAGAGCCGAGTGTTTCTGAAGAGGGAGAGCTGCACTACGGGAGGATATTATTTGAGGCCGGTGATCAAGGAGGTTTCTGTCGGCTGCACCTGCGTTAAAGCGATCAGCAAGTCCTAG